One genomic window of Cercospora beticola chromosome 5, complete sequence includes the following:
- a CDS encoding uncharacterized protein (SMCOG1010:NAD-dependent epimerase/dehydratase~antiSMASH:Cluster_12), which yields MKVFITGASGFIGRAVVSDLVKHGHEVVGLARSGASSEKVKQIGGTVLEGNLEDVESLRKGARTCDAIIHLAFVHDFSSPEAYQNATLVDRTAISAMGDEIAGTGKALIIASGTLGFPQGQLATEDTEPVRNGPMSDRTKSADLVLQLSKEKNICGIVIRFSPTVHGKDDWGFITMLGEAAKRDGFATYIDQGTSRWSAVHRYDAATLMRLALEKGKAGAVYNAAAEEAIPMKDIMTAVGAKLNLPVKSKTTEEAQPSLGLFAHIINFDNPTSAEKTRKELGWKPEHPGLLEDIRENYFTA from the coding sequence ATGAAGGTTTTCATCACAGGTGCGTCGGGCTTCATCGGCCGCGCCGTTGTCTCCGACCTCGTGAAACATGGCCATGAAGTCGTAGGCCTCGCTCGCAGTGGTGCCTCGTCCGAGAAAGTCAAGCAGATTGGCGGTACCGTTCTCGAAGGGAATCTGGAAGACGTGGAGTCACTACGCAAAGGTGCAAGAACATGTGATGCGATCATCCACTTGGCCTTCGTCCACGACTTCTCTTCGCCAGAAGCCTATCAGAACGCGACTTTGGTCGACCGCACTGCCATATCTGCCATGGGCGACGAAATAGCTGGCACTGGCAAGGCTCTAATCATAGCGTCTGGTACACTCGGGTTCCCACAAGGTCAACTTGCCACCGAAGATACTGAGCCGGTGCGAAATGGGCCAATGTCCGATCGCACAAAATCAGCCGACTTGGTCCTCCAGCTTTCCAAGGAGAAGAACATCTGTGGAATTGTCATCAGGTTCTCGCCCACCGTCCACGGCAAAGATGACTGGGGCTTCATCACGATGCTAGGAGAAGCTGCCAAGCGCGACGGCTTCGCTACATACATCGACCAAGGCACTTCACGATGGTCCGCTGTCCACCGCTATGATGCTGCTACTCTTATGAGACTTGCGTTGGAGAAGGGAAAGGCCGGAGCAGTCTACAAtgctgctgcagaagaggcaATCCCCATGAAAGACATCATGACCGCAGTCGGCGCTAAGTTGAATCTGCCGGTAAAGAGCAAGACGACCGAGGAAGCTCAGCCTTCGCTGGGACTTTTCGCCCACATCATCAACTTCGACAATCCGACTTCAGCCGAGAAGACGCGTAAGGAGCTGGGTTGGAAGCCCGAACACCCGGGACTGCTTGAAGATATCAGGGAGAATTATTTCACTGCATAG
- a CDS encoding uncharacterized protein (antiSMASH:Cluster_12~CAZy:GH31) — protein sequence MLLPPLLNQNFSLAVCEFTHWQDIMSRVLTWTQAALALSSLTLAQDSSASSPPIDGLTTAVFASSTGSIASATVSGATSTYSIPFTVPASADIGPNILPNIKDPNAKQAQALCPGYKASNVEHTSIGFTAMLTLAGEGCNVYGTDIETLALELDVQSSHRLHLSIQPYYLDSSNASQYIWSETIVPAPQNEAGSQEVDLQFTYSNDPTFSFTVVRKSTGDVLFDTTGSVLVFENQFIEFVTQMPESYNIYGMGERIHGLRLGNNFTATFYAADVGDPIDENIYGVHPFYLDTRYFEVDQETGLHTLVTSNDTTANSTYVGHSHGVFLRNAHGMEALMNPTNLTWRAIGGSIDLYIFDGPTQDAVTKQYQTGAIGLPAMQQYWSFGFHQCRWGYKNWTELENVVNTYRDFDIPLETIWTDIDYMFQYRDFTNDPNTFPYAEGQEFLSRLHAAGQHYIPIVDAAIYIPNPNNASDNYSIYTDGNDRGVFLSNPDGSQYIGSVWPGYTVFPDWHANESVAWWTDSMLEHHKNSPWDGIWIDMSEVSSFCIGSCGTGNLSLNPVHPPFGLPGEPGSKIYSYPEGFKLTNATEAAVASSLSASQSSSVAEATPAGSSTTAYFTPPAITPGVRNVNQPPYAINNVQGDLAVHAVSPNATHVDGVEEYDVHSLFGHQILNATYQALLEVFPGKRPMIIGRSTFAGSGKWAGHWGGDNTSLWAYMYFSISQALNFALFGIPMFGVDTCGFNGNSDEELCNRWMQLSAFFPFYRNHNTLSANPQEAYVWESVADASRKAMAIRYSLLPYMYTLFYLAHTTGSTVMRALSWEFPNDPSLAAVDNQFLLGPALLVTPVLGQGMKEVQGVFPGVAQGEIWYDWYTQEAVTAQPGENVTISAPLSHIPVFVRGGYVLPRQEALYTTTESRNSSWSLLTALDNNEAASGILYVDDGESVTPNATLIVDFTASNGSLYASTRGLYEDTNSLANVTVLGVQDEPGNVTLNGQAVSSGVTYNSTSKVLSLVGLENLTTEGAWKNDWALTWS from the exons ATGCTGCTGCCTCCGCTGCTGAACCAGAACTTTAGTCTCGCTGTCTGCGAATTCACTCACTGGCAGGACATCATGTCTCGTGTTCTGACGTGGACGCAAGCGGCGCTTGCGCTGTCTTCTTTGACTCTAGCACAGGActcttctgcttcatcaCCGCCTATCGATGGCCTGACTACTGCGGTGTTCGCTTCCTCAACTGGCTCGATTGCTAGTGCTACTGTTTCGGGTGCTACGAGTACTTACTCCATTCCGTTTACAG TACCGGCCTCAGCCGATATTGGCCCTAACATCCTCCCAAATATCAAGGATCCCAACGCCAAACAAGCACAG GCTTTGTGTCCCGGTTACAAGGCGAGCAATGTGGAACATACGTCCATTGGCTTTACGGCCATGCTCACCTTAGCTGGCGAAGGA TGCAACGTGTATGGAACCGACATTGAAACTCTTGCACTAGAACTCGACGTACAGAGCTCGCACAGGCTTCACCTCTCGATCCAGCCCTACTACCtcgacagcagcaatgcGTCACAATACATTTGGAGCGAGACGATTGTGCCTGCTCCTCAGAACGAAGCAGGCTCGCAAGAGGTCGATCTTCAGTTCACCTACAGCAATGACCCAACCTTCAGCTTCACTGTAGTCAGGAAGTCCACTGGGGATGTGCTTTTCGACACGACCGGGAGCGTGCTGGTGTTTGAGAATCAGTTCATCGAATTTGTTACTCAAATGCCGGAGAGCTACAACATTTACGGCATGGGCGAACGTATTCACGGACTTCGTCTTGGCAACAATTTCACAGCCACTTTTTATGCTGCGGATGTTGGTGACCCGATTGACGAAAACATCTATGGTGTACACCCATTCTACCTGGACACACGATACTTTGAGGTTGATCAGGAAACTGGCTTACACACTCTTGTCACTTCCAACGATACCACAGCGAATAGCACCTACGTTGGTCACAGCCATGGTGTGTTCTTGCGGAACGCTCATGGCATGGAGGCACTCATGAACCCTACCAACCTGACTTGGCGCGCGATCGGAGGTAGCATTGACCTGTACATCTTTGATGGACCCACTCAGGACGCCGTGACCAAGCAATATCAGACGGGTGCCATCGGATTGCCTGCGATGCAGCAGTATTGGAGCTTTGGGTTCCATCAATGCCGCTGGGGTTACAAGAATTGGACAGAGCTCGAGAACGTGGTCAATACCTATCGAGACTTCGACATCCCTCTCGAGACGATCTGG ACCGACATCGACTACATGTTTCAGTACAGAGACTTTACGAACGACCCAAACACATTTCCGTATGCCGAGGGACAAGAATTCTTGAGCCGCCTGCACGCCGCCGGACAGCACTATATTCCAATCGTGGACGCAGCCATTTACATTCCGAACCCGAACAACGCTTCCGATAACTATTCCATATACACAGATGGCAACGATCGAGGTGTCTTCCTCAGCAACCCGGATGGCAGTCAGTATATTGGTTCAGTGTGGCCAGGATACACAGTCTTCCCAGATTGGCACGCCAACGAGTCTGTGGCTTGGTGGACGGACAGCATGCTTGAGCATCACAAGAACTCGCCCTGGGACGGTATCTGGATCGACATGTCAGAGGTCTCTTCGTTCTGTATTGGCTCGTGCGGAACTGGTAACCTGTCATTGAACCCGGTGCACCC TCCCTTCGGTCTGCCTGGCGAGCCAGGGTCGAAGATCTATTCCTACCCTGAGGGATTCAAATTGACCAACGCAACCGAAGCAGCTGTAGCATCCTCGCTCTCAGCATCCCAGTCAAGCTCTGTCGCTGAAGCTACGCCCGCCGGAAGCTCCACGACCGCGTATTTTACCCCTCCAGCCATCACTCCAGGCGTCAGAAATGTCAATCAGCCACCTTATGCCATCAACAACGTTCAAGGCGACCTCGCCGTGCATGCTGTCAGCCCTAACGCCACCCATGTGGACGGCGTCGAGGAGTATGATGTGCACAGCTTGTTCGGGCATCAGATCCTCAACGCTACCTACCAAGCTCTACTTGAGGTCTTCCCAGGCAAGCGTCCTATGATCATCGGTCGTAGCACCTTTGCTGGAAGCGGCAAGTGGGCAGGCCACTGGGGTGGTGACAACACTTCACTCTGGGCATACATGTACTTTTCGATCAGTCAAGCTCTGAACTTCGCTCTCTTCGGCATTCCAATGTTTGGCGTGGACACGTGCGGTTTTAATGGCAACTCGGACGAAGAGCTATGCAATCGCTGGATGCAACTGAGCGCCTTCTTCCCTTTCTACCGCAACCACAACACTTTGTCTGCGAATCCACAAGAGGCGTACGTCTGGGAGTCTGTTGCAGACGCATCGAGGAAGGCCATGGCAATTCGATACTCGCTTCTGCCATACATGTATACGCTGTTCTACTTGGCTCACACCACCGGCAGCACAGTCATGCGAGCTCTGTCTTGGGAGTTCCCGAACGATCCATCTCTGGCCGCTGTGGACAATCAGTTCCTCCTTGGACCTGCTCTGCTCGTCACACCTGTTCTTGGCCAAGGCATGAAAGAGGTGCAGGGTGTCTTCCCTGGAGTCGCTCAAGGAGAGATCTGGTACGACTGGTACACGCAAGAAGCCGTCACTGCTCAGCCTGGCGAGAACGTGACCATCTCCGCACCTCTGAGCCACATTCCAGTGTTTGTGCGAGGCGGATACGTTCTCCCTCGTCAAGAGGCGCTATACACTACCACAGAGTCTCGCAACAGCTCATGGAGTTTGCTGACTGCTCTCGATAACAACGAAGCAGCTTCTGGAATCCTGTACGTTGACGATGGCGAGAGCGTTACGCCAAACGCTACACTCATTGTCGACTTCACGGCATCAAACGGCTCGTTGTATGCTTCAACCCGCGGTCTCTATGAAGACACAAACAGTCTCGCCAACGTCACTGTGCTGGGTGTGCAGGATGAGCCTGGCAACGTAACGCTGAACGGCCAGGCCGTCAGTTCCGGTGTGACATACAACAGCACGAGCAAAGTGTTAAGTCTCGTGGGCTTGGAAAATCTCACTACGGAAGGAGCATGGAAGAACGATTGGGCTTTGACATGGTCTTGA
- a CDS encoding uncharacterized protein (antiSMASH:Cluster_12), whose translation MSTPNTTAPVTQPSSASKKATGHISTPHNTASPAPRSVPSPAATRKDHAAKTPVNHPTVGSSHGSKTLAATPMVGSLSQTGSGSSPGQHFGTPGTLHGLGVDLGTGTPNLNVPTPMLAAAGMVPSMSEIMGVGAGRKRNEEEERRAKMKKILQKIGGPKGRVCKSGIERVARRCGLTAVGDETEISLAGVGEKMMLVVNLQGDVVEGVVPQIFVCEAEKKEEEQYMGIAASKVLLQNLKVPSGIALQSSLDQFATNLNRLAKMDRMSKGQVDCFEAINGVYSSLKKLYDLEKDAVKALKQLKSEDADEKAAREVLCKKSGKPFMHDNGKIGLSLAYWKPSPCRRKSTTTMGGASQDEPEDDFESDIWSLRIEAQPYAAGMYPSLRVSDAWLPETFDAARQDQPIPWQDPPNTFISTSSTDTGDAMAIDGERLPDLRFVAKLDPPVVLPLQIAATILATLGDQYSHSTSFPIYHLNVLGIKSQDLSIKVVSEQNVLVPGPEGEDTNASHEYVLDIPKGDLAYVLEEVPFSHPRQLVELLPTLRQWASTGNLLRTALANSQPGEAQAATANGVNGSHAGNGTQSNGTHERKLNELLGNVDLEGASKTRVDMSFSSGSQLPISTPNFSLAISDPTGDDLSHVVFHIMPDADVVVEHFDGIDVQVAEPVKDSSEGQQPEQNQTEMLKKKKLAKALEISNDLGIWIEWMRKQGHP comes from the coding sequence ATGTCGACGCCAAACACCACTGCGCCCGTGACGCAGCCGTCGTCCGCATCTAAGAAAGCGACCGGCCACATCAGCACACCCCACAACACCGCGTCGCCCGCACCTCGAAGCGTGCCTTCGCCCGCCGCAACGCGAAAAGACCACGCGGCTAAGACCCCCGTGAACCATCCTACGGTTGGCAGTAGCCATGGCAGTAAGACGCTGGCCGCCACGCCCATGGTTGGATCGTTGAGCCAAACGGGATCGGGCTCCTCGCCTGGTCAGCATTTTGGCACGCCCGGCACACTCCACGGACTCGGCGTGGATTTGGGTACCGGCACGCCGAATTTGAATGTTCCAACGCCTAtgttggctgctgctggtatgGTGCCGAGCATGAGTGAGATTATGGGCGTGGGCGCTGGTCGCAAGCggaatgaggaggaagagaggagggccaagatgaagaagattctACAGAAGATTGGTGGACCGAAAGGCCGCGTGTGTAAATCTGGGATAGAGAGGGTTGCGCGAAGATGTGGTCTTACCGCAGTTGGGGACGAGACCGAAATATCTTTGGCAGGAGTTGGTGAGAAAATGATGCTGGTGGTGAACCTGCAAGGTGATGTGGTGGAGGGGGTGGTCCCGCAGATATTTGTCTGcgaggctgagaagaaggaagaggagcagtaTATGGGCATCGCAGCGAGCAAAGTGCTGCTGCAGAACTTAAAAGTCCCGAGTGGGATCGCTCTACAATCGAGCCTTGATCAGTTCGCGACCAATCTGAACCGGCTAGCAAAGATGGATAGGATGTCCAAGGGGCAGGTCGACTGCTTCGAGGCGATCAATGGAGTGTACAGCAGCTTGAAGAAGCTTTACGACCTGGAGAAAGATGCGGTCAAGGCGTTGAAGCAACTAAAGAGCGAGGATGCCGATGAGAAAGCTGCACGCGAAGTGCTGTGCAAGAAAAGCGGCAAGCCTTTCATGCATGACAATGGCAAGATTGGGCTTTCCCTGGCTTACTGGAAACCATCGCCGTGTCGAAGGAAGTCGACTACGACAATGGGCGGAGCCTCCCAAGACGAGCCAGAGGATGACTTCGAATCAGACATCTGGAGCCTGCGTATCGAAGCCCAGCCATATGCTGCCGGCATGTATCCATCGTTACGAGTATCAGACGCATGGTTGCCGGAAACATTCGATGCCGCTCGGCAGGACCAACCTATACCATGGCAAGACCCTCCCAACACATTCATCAGCACAAGCTCAACAGACACGGGCGATGCAATGGCCATCGATGGCGAACGTCTCCCAGACCTCCGCTTCGTCGCCAAGCTAGATCCTCCAGTCGTGCTACCATTACAGATCGCAGCGACAATTCTAGCGACGCTGGGCGACCAGTACTCCCACTCTACCAGTTTCCCCATCTACCATCTCAACGTTCTCGGCATCAAATCACAAGACTTGAGTATCAAGGTTGTTTCTGAACAGAACGTACTGGTTCCAGGCCCAGAGGGCGAAGACACGAACGCTTCACACGAGTACGTTCTCGACATCCCTAAGGGGGATCTTGCATATGTACTCGAAGAAGTTCCATTCTCGCATCCAAGGCAGCTAGTCGAGCTGTTACCTACACTACGACAATGGGCGAGCACTGGCAACCTTTTGCGAACCGCATTGGCCAATTCGCAGcctggagaagctcaagcagcTACTGCCAACGGCGTAAACGGCTCTCACGCGGGAAATGGTACTCAAAGCAACGGTACTCACGAGAGGAAGCTTAACGAACTTCTCGGCAACGTAGACCTCGAAGGAGCCTCCAAAACTCGCGTGGACATGAGCTTCTCCAGTGGCTCTCAACTCCCCATCTCGACTCCCAACTTCTCACTCGCAATCTCCGATCCCACTGGCGACGACCTGAGCCATGTCGTCTTCCATATTATGCCAGATGCCGATGTTGTAGTCGAGCATTTCGATGGCATTGATGTTCAAGTCGCAGAACCCGTCAAAGATTCTTCCGAGGGCCAGCAGCCCGAGCAAAATCAGACGGAGATGTTGAAAAAGAAGAAATTGGCAAAAGCGTTGGAGATCAGCAACGACTTGGGTATCTGGATCGAGTGGATGCGCAAACAGGGTCATCCTTAG
- a CDS encoding uncharacterized protein (antiSMASH:Cluster_12~BUSCO:EOG09262MXH), with translation MADSKIVSNTATLEKYLKLDQRDKIIAEYVWIDASGGVRSKCKTIEKSSYTGLQSLPEWNFDGSSTAQAPGDNSDVYLRPVAVYPDPFRLGDNILVLAETWMSDGKPNAFNFRHDAAVVMEKHKGEKFWFGLEQEYTLLDFEGWPYGWPKGGFPAPQGPYYCGVGTGKVFCRDIVEAHYKACLYAGINISGTNAEVMPAQWEYQVGPCEGIDLGDQLWMSRFLLHRVAEDFGAKITFAPKPIPGDWNGAGLHTNVSTEAMRNDGGMKAIEAAMEKLAGRHKEHMLVYGEGNEARMTGAHETASYDKFTWGIANRGSSVRVNRAVAEEGKGYFEDRRPASNGDPYQITGMIVETICGKVEGADVFKKSQQPAETVDTVVPIVKP, from the exons ATG GCCGACTCAAAAATCGTCTCGAATACTGCCACT CTTGAGAAATACCTCAAACTCGACCAGCGAGATAAGATCATTGCCGAATATGTCTGGATTGACGCCAGCGGAGGTGTGAGATCCAAGTGCAAG ACCATCGAGAAGAGCTCATACACCGGCCTCCAGAGTCTTCCAGAATGGAACTTCGACGGTTCCTCCACTGCCCAGGCACCTGGCGACAACTCTGACGTCTACCTCCGACCTGTTGCCGTCTACCCAGACCCATTCCGCCTTGGCGATAACATTCTCGTGCTCGCAGAGACCTGGATGTCCGATGGCAAGCCAAATGCCTTCAACTTCCGTCACGATGCCGCCGTCGTTATGGAGAAGCACAAGGGTGAGAAGTTCTGGTTCGGTCTCGAGCAAGAATACACCCTGCTCGACTTCGAGGGCTGGCCGTACGGCTGGCCAAAGGGAGGTTTCCCAGCTCCACAAGGCCCATACTACTGCGGTGTCGGAACTGGCAAGGTCTTCTGCAGAGACATTGTCGAGGCACACTACAAGGCCTGCTTGTACGCTGGCATCAACATCTCTGGTACCAACGCCGAGGTGATGCCAGCTCAATGGGAGTACCAGGTCGGCCCATGTGAGGGCATCGATC TCGGTGACCAGCTCTGGATGTCtcgcttcctcctccaccgtgTCGCAGAAGACTTTGGCGCCAAGATCACATTCGCACCCAAGCCAATTCCTGGTGACTGGAACGGTGCCGGTCTCCACACCAACGTCTCGACTGAGGCTATGCGAAATGATGGCGGCATGAAGGCCATCGAGGCCGCTATGGAGAAGCTGGCTGGCCGCCACAAGGAGCACATGCTTGTGTACGGTGAGGGCAACGAGGCCCGCATGACTGGCGCACACGAGACTGCATCATATGACAAGTTCACATGGGGCATTGCCAACCGTGGCTCATCAGTGCGTGTCAACCGCGCTGTTGCCGAGGAGGGCAAGGGCTACTTTGAGGACCGTCGTCCCGCCTCCAACGGCGACCCGTACCAGATCACCGGTATGATCGTTGAGACT ATTTGCGGCAAAGTTGAGGGCGCCGACGTTTTCAAGAAGTCGCAGCAACCTGCTGAGACTGTTGACACTGTTGTCCCGATTGTCAAGCCTTAG
- a CDS encoding uncharacterized protein (SMCOG1001:short-chain dehydrogenase/reductase SDR~antiSMASH:Cluster_12), producing MPFQYKKVLVLGATSGIGWAMAKKFLDEGSSVIAVGRRAENLKKLAEEHGAEGQVDTAVFDITDLKGIPEFVNDIASKHPDLDCVFLNSGMQRHLDWKDPESVDLDVLETEFTTNYLSYMHLTKAFLPVLQKKAPQETALVYITSGLALAPIVYCPNYCASKAALHHMVMMLRLQMKEINSNVKIIEVLPPAVQTELHDDKHQPEFQGKGRHIGMPLADFVEEAYAGLAAGTEQIPVQMTKRNFDTWEQERQKNMMAMYHQMREQAAK from the exons ATGCCGTTTCAGTACAAGAAAGTCCTCGTCTTGGGCGCCACTAGCGGGATTGGAtgggcgatggcgaagaagttccTCGACGAAGGCAGCTCAGTCATTGCCGTTGGCAGACGTGCAGAGAATTTGAAGAAGCTCGCAGAAGAGCATGGGGCAGAAGGGCAGGTCGATACTGCAGTCTTTGATATAACCGATCTGAAAGGAATCCCCGAATTTGTGAACGACATTGCATCGAAGCATCCGGATCTGGACTGTGTCTTTCTGAACTCGGGAATGCAACGACATCTGGACTGGAAAGATCCGGAGAGTGTCGACTTGGACGTCCTAGAGACGGAGTTCACGACCAATTACCTTTCTTACATGCATTTGACCAAGGCTTTCCTGCCAGTCTTGCAGAAGAAGGCGCCTCAAGAGACTGCGCTGGTTTACATCACGTCCGGCCTGGCCCTCGCGCCGATTGTGTACTGTCCGAACTACTGCGCGTCGAAGGCAGCGCTCCATCATATGGTCATGATGTTGAGGTTGCAAATGAAAGAGATCAACTCCAATGTCAAGATCATCGAGGTGCTGCCTCCCGCAGTCCAGACCGAGCTACACGACGACAAGCATCAGCCGGAGTTCCAGGGCAAGGGTCGCCATATCGGTATGCCGCTCGCAGACTTTGTGGAGGAAGCATACGCCGGCCTGGCTGCAGGAACGGAACAGATTCCGGTGCagatgacgaagaggaaTTTCGACACCTGGGAGCAGGAACGCCAGAAAAAT ATGATGGCCATGTACCATCAAATGAGGGAGCAGGCAGCAAAGTGA
- a CDS encoding uncharacterized protein (antiSMASH:Cluster_12~SMCOG1030:serine/threonine protein kinase~BUSCO:EOG09261IOS) has product MTSALDDEDLALSIAPTPAGRRNSRDDRPQQQPQPPQAHSATPVMRSSANPQHVKAMTRLGQYNVVKTLGEGSFGKVKLATHAVTGQKVALKIISRRKLVTRDMAGRIEREIQYLQLLRHPHIIKLYTVITTPTDIIMVLEYAGGELFDYIVQHGKMQERKARTFFQQIICAVEYCHRHKIVHRDLKPENLLLDDQLNVKIADFGLSNIMTDGNFLKTSCGSPNYAAPEVISGKLYAGPEVDVWSCGVILYVLLVGRLPFDDEYIPALFKKIAQGQYHIPPYLSPGATRLIKSMLQVNPVNRIGIADIRLDPWFQEDLAEYLAVPPEESFDTGVDPTKSIDPATLGKGKPAVVQEKIHQSVVGKLGKTMGYAADDVQEALQKDEPSAIKDAYLIVRENVIQAANPALQRAIPDYPNSPPVNPGSLLAMTPPPKKQPTPTPQRRPAQSPLDHPRHGSTGSGSLMEARSPASTIAILPSSLPSYHAAYMRGHINKSQSPTTGDDDPEGKPRTKEEQEATARRLKPHSRSSTNLARSDKPDLDMTKIPEGRPKKQRPTKWQFGIRSRNSPAEAMLAIYRALHKMGAVWEVQPPKEHESGSGDASPERGSDNRTRSNSPEYSDSDPGSGTDPEYATHEEQERRRAKRRQNGENVRGRERYGRWNDYGYENIPEDPWIINARFKKEGMFPPGVPHPASAHSSQVNLHHDQRKSNSAAVSMTGNSSGHHTPSLSASAENIAATGPAHGSAAGSLRNSIAGSEVPKAQESVWVYMTIQLYAIEKDFYLVDFKCAGYERLIRRYSYETSGSNESDAIRVDNAPDGYDSEDVEVDEAGEELIGAGRTGDEKEITSPFPFLDVASRLIIALAEAND; this is encoded by the coding sequence ATGACGTCCGCgctcgatgacgaggatctgGCACTGTCGATAGCACCAACACCTGCCGGACGCCGCAACTCACGCGATGACCgaccgcaacagcagcctcAGCCGCCTCAGGCGCATTCGGCAACGCCGGTCATGCGCTCGTCGGCGAATCCACAGCATGTCAAAGCAATGACTAGACTGGGCCAGTACAATGTGGTCAAGACGCTGGGAGAAGGGTCATTCGGCAAGGTGAAGCTCGCCACGCATGCTGTCACTGGCCAGAAGGTGGCGCTGAAAATAATATCTCGGCGCAAGCTGGTGACGCGAGATATGGCAGGGCGTATCGAACGTGAGATACAGTATCTCCAACTGCTACGCCATCCACACATCATCAAGCTGTACACCGTCATCACCACGCCTACTGATATCATCATGGTGTTGGAGTATGCCGGTGGTGAGCTATTCGACTATATTGTGCAGCACGGCAAGATGCAGGAACGGAAGGCCCGAACATTCTTCCAGCAGATAATATGCGCTGTGGAGTACTGCCATCGCCACAAGATTGTGCACCGCGATCTCAAACCAGAGAATTTGCTGCTTGACGACCAACTCAATGTCAAGATTGCCGATTTCGGATTGAGCAATATCATGACTGATGGCAATTTCCTCAAAACGAGCTGTGGTAGCCCAAACTACGCCGCGCCAGAAGTCATTAGCGGTAAGCTGTATGCCGGTCCAGAGGTAGACGTTTGGAGTTGTGGTGTCATTCTCTACGTCTTGCTTGTTGGAAGGTTGCCATTCGACGACGAGTACATTCCGGCGCTTTTCAAGAAGATTGCTCAAGGCCAGTACCATATACCTCCATATCTATCACCAGGCGCGACGCGGTTGATCAAATCGATGTTGCAAGTCAACCCAGTGAACAGGATTGGAATCGCAGACATTCGCTTGGATCCGTGGTTCCAGGAGGACCTTGCCGAGTATCTTGCTGTTCCCCCGGAGGAATCCTTCGACACTGGTGTTGACCCAACCAAGTCCATTGATCCTGCTACGCTTGGAAAGGGCAAGCCTGCTGTCGTTCAGGAGAAGATTCATCAAAGCGTTGTCGGCAAGCTTGGCAAGACAATGGGTTATGCTGCAGATGATGTGCAAGAAGCATTACAGAAGGACGAGCCGAGTGCCATCAAAGATGCGTATCTGATCGTACGAGAGAACGTGATACAGGCGGCAAATCCTGCACTGCAAAGAGCCATCCCAGATTATCCAAACTCGCCGCCCGTTAATCCCGGAAGTCTACTCGCAATGACTCCACCGCCTAAGAAGCAGCCTACTCCCACGCCTCAACGAAGGCCTGCGCAATCGCCTCTGGACCACCCGCGCCATGGCTCCACTGGATCTGGCTCGCTTATGGAAGCACGCTCGCCTGCGTCCACCATCGCGATTCTGCCTTCATCGTTACCTAGCTACCACGCGGCATATATGCGAGGTCATATTAACAAATCGCAATCTCCAACTACGGGCGACGACGACCCTGAAGGGAAGCCACGTACCAAAGAGGAACAGGAGGCCACTGCAAGGCGACTCAAACCACATAGCAGAAGCTCTACAAATCTTGCTCGAAGCGACAAACCCGATCTCGATATGACAAAAATACCAGAAGGCAGGCCGAAGAAGCAGCGACCGACCAAATGGCAGTTTGGCATCAGGAGTCGTAACTCTCCTGCTGAAGCCATGTTGGCAATTTATCGCGCGTTGCACAAAATGGGAGCCGTCTGGGAAGTACAGCCGCCAAAGGAGCACGAATCTGGCAGTGGGGACGCAAGTCCAGAGCGTGGCAGTGACAACAGAACCCGCAGCAACAGTCCGGAGTATAGTGATTCCGACCCTGGCTCGGGGACAGATCCTGAGTACGCGACCCATGAGGAGCAAGAACGGCGACGTGCAAAGCGCCGTCAAAATGGCGAGAACGTCCGCGGGAGAGAGCGATATGGACGCTGGAATGATTATGGCTATGAGAACATTCCGGAAGACCCTTGGATCATCAATGCTCGATTCAAGAAGGAGGGCATGTTTCCGCCGGGTGTTCCACATCCTGCTTCCGCGCACAGCTCTCAGGTCAACCTGCACCACGATCAGAGGAAGTCGAATTCGGCAGCTGTGTCTATGACGGGCAACAGCTCCGGACACCATACTCCGAGCTTGAGTGCCAGCGCCGAAAACATTGCTGCGACTGGTCCTGCTCACGGCAGCGCGGCCGGGTCCCTTCGCAACTCCATTGCAGGCAGCGAAGTACCGAAGGCACAAGAGAGTGTCTGGGTGTACATGACAATCCAGCTGTACGCGATAGAAAAAGACTTCTACCTCGTGGATTTCAAGTGTGCGGGTTACGAAAGACTTATACGCCGGTACAGCTATGAAACCAGCGGCAGTAACGAAAGCGATGCGATCCGCGTGGACAACGCACCGGATGGTTATGATTCTGAGGATGTGGAGGTCGacgaagctggagaagaattGATCGGCGCTGGTCGCACTGGGGATGAGAAGGAGATTACTAGTCCCTTCCCCTTCTTAGACGTGGCGAGTAGGCTTATCATAGCATTGGCTGAGGCGAACGATTAG